A DNA window from Thermoanaerobaculales bacterium contains the following coding sequences:
- a CDS encoding zinc metalloprotease yields the protein MNHSRRSAAFGLIIIVSIALSAAAGDGDAVQFMGVTYPSWSTYVQSEAFQAFGMRCGTPDSSFHPEVQLDAPGDCSMAITNPDPSYAPGPIYEIPVVVHIITAADGVTGDLSDALVQSQIDVLNEDYLAIAGTAGGGGTYTGVRWVLAATDPHGDPTTGITRTANASWFNDNDEQGFKTALMWDPHRYLNFYTNNTQYLGYSWFPQWGVGGWQDGIVINYQAFGRPSTMPPYHLGRTATHEVGHWVGLLHTFEGGCGNPDQPYCYSTADKICDTEPDATSHFYCTPGTSCGSYPIPIENYMEYTNDACMTRFSEEQMLRLRCAITSYRPNVYTLIDTTLFSDGFESGDWSTWSAAAP from the coding sequence ATGAACCACAGCCGCCGATCTGCCGCTTTCGGTCTGATCATCATCGTCTCGATCGCGCTGTCGGCGGCTGCCGGTGACGGAGACGCTGTCCAGTTCATGGGCGTCACGTACCCGTCGTGGTCGACCTACGTCCAGTCGGAGGCCTTCCAGGCCTTCGGCATGCGCTGCGGGACCCCGGACTCGTCCTTCCACCCCGAGGTGCAGCTCGACGCCCCCGGCGACTGCAGCATGGCGATCACCAATCCCGACCCGTCGTACGCGCCGGGCCCGATCTACGAGATCCCGGTCGTGGTTCACATCATCACCGCCGCCGACGGGGTCACCGGGGACCTCAGCGACGCGCTGGTGCAGAGCCAGATCGACGTGCTCAACGAGGACTACCTGGCGATCGCCGGCACCGCGGGAGGCGGCGGCACCTACACCGGCGTCCGCTGGGTGCTGGCCGCCACCGATCCCCACGGCGACCCGACCACCGGCATCACCCGCACCGCCAACGCGAGCTGGTTCAACGACAACGACGAGCAGGGCTTCAAGACGGCGCTGATGTGGGACCCCCACCGCTACCTGAACTTCTACACCAACAACACCCAGTACCTGGGCTACTCGTGGTTCCCGCAGTGGGGCGTCGGCGGCTGGCAGGACGGCATCGTCATCAACTACCAGGCGTTCGGGCGGCCGTCCACGATGCCGCCCTACCATCTCGGCCGGACCGCGACCCACGAGGTCGGCCACTGGGTCGGCCTCCTCCACACCTTCGAGGGCGGCTGCGGCAACCCGGACCAGCCCTACTGCTACTCGACCGCCGACAAGATCTGCGACACCGAGCCCGACGCGACGTCGCACTTCTACTGCACCCCGGGCACCAGCTGCGGCAGCTACCCGATCCCGATCGAGAACTACATGGAGTACACCAACGACGCCTGCATGACGCGCTTCAGCGAGGAGCAGATGCTGCGCCTGCGGTGCGCCATCACCAGCTATCGGCCCAACGTCTACACCTTGATCGACACCACGCTGTTCAGCGACGGCTTCGAGAGCGGCGACTGGTCGACGTGGTCGGCGGCGGCGCCGTAG
- a CDS encoding lipocalin-like domain-containing protein: MRKADPRRPRPARQLIAAVLALAWLAPAAARAGENGWQRITGPPAIELPRDHGAHPEVQTEWWYLTANLRDAAGHRYGVQLTFFRSGLDARPPAAGGSPLRARQAVAAHLAIADVERGAFRHAERVGRADGGFTGFSTGDLLAWLGDWQLERRPDDTLVARAVDRTAEVGIELSCRPVKPLVLQGDDGYSRKGADPDNASVYLSWTRLEVTGTLTLDGRELAVAGAGWFDHEWGSSQLGEGVAGWDWFSLRLDDGSELMVYRLRRTDGSPDPYSSGTLVRPDGSTRRLAVGEVELEPAGWWTSPATGGRYPSGWRIAVPTEKLDLTVAPLLRAAELDGRASTGVVYWEGPVEVTGSHRGEGYAELTGYAGSLQGRF, from the coding sequence GTGAGGAAGGCTGATCCTCGCCGGCCGCGACCGGCCCGCCAGCTCATTGCCGCGGTGCTGGCTCTGGCGTGGCTGGCGCCGGCGGCGGCCAGGGCCGGCGAGAACGGCTGGCAGCGGATCACCGGCCCGCCCGCGATCGAGCTGCCGCGGGACCACGGCGCCCACCCCGAGGTCCAGACCGAGTGGTGGTATCTGACCGCCAACCTCCGCGACGCTGCGGGCCATCGCTACGGCGTCCAGCTGACCTTCTTCCGGAGCGGTCTTGACGCCAGGCCGCCGGCCGCCGGCGGCTCGCCGCTGCGGGCGCGCCAGGCCGTCGCGGCCCACCTGGCGATTGCCGACGTCGAACGGGGCGCGTTCCGCCATGCGGAGCGGGTCGGCCGGGCCGACGGCGGCTTCACCGGCTTCTCGACCGGCGACCTGCTGGCCTGGCTCGGCGACTGGCAGCTCGAGCGGCGGCCGGATGACACCCTGGTCGCGCGAGCGGTGGACCGGACGGCCGAGGTCGGGATCGAGCTCAGCTGCCGCCCGGTGAAGCCACTCGTGCTGCAGGGGGATGACGGCTATTCCCGGAAGGGCGCTGACCCGGACAACGCCTCGGTCTACCTGAGCTGGACCCGGCTCGAGGTCACCGGCACCCTGACCCTCGACGGCCGCGAGCTCGCGGTGGCGGGCGCGGGCTGGTTCGACCACGAGTGGGGCAGCTCGCAGCTCGGCGAGGGCGTGGCCGGCTGGGACTGGTTCAGCCTCCGCCTCGACGACGGCTCCGAGCTCATGGTCTACCGGCTGCGGCGAACAGATGGGTCGCCGGACCCGTACTCGTCGGGCACCCTGGTCCGGCCGGACGGCTCGACGCGGCGGCTTGCGGTCGGCGAGGTCGAGCTCGAGCCGGCCGGCTGGTGGACGAGCCCGGCGACCGGCGGCCGCTACCCGTCGGGCTGGCGGATCGCGGTCCCCACCGAGAAGCTCGACCTGACTGTCGCGCCCCTGCTGCGGGCAGCGGAGCTCGACGGCCGCGCCTCGACCGGCGTCGTCTACTGGGAGGGGCCGGTCGAGGTCACCGGCTCCCACCGCGGCGAGGGCTACGCCGAGCTCACCGGCTACGCCGGCAGCCTTCAGGGCCGGTTTTAA
- a CDS encoding purine-nucleoside phosphorylase has product MATELTPHGLREIADGFRERHRPGEVRALMVAGSGIRLDLPGWQAGEEIALADVFPFQLHGLIGHRQTMTLWRRGTQTILAMNGRLHLYQGYSPAEVVAPVRLAGLLGAGLMLATNASGALDPAIPPGSLVVVSDHLNLQGANPLVGDWGRSFGPPFPDMSEAYDPGLRRLAVEAAAEAGFAVREGVYAAVLGPSFETPAEVRMLGRMGGAVVGMSTVPEVIAARQMGMKVLVLSLATNPGAGLIDRPLSHEEVLEAGAAAAQRLRVLLGLLVQRLFDA; this is encoded by the coding sequence ATGGCCACCGAGCTGACGCCTCACGGGCTGCGCGAGATCGCGGACGGCTTCCGGGAGCGCCACCGGCCGGGCGAGGTGCGGGCGCTGATGGTGGCCGGGTCGGGGATCCGGCTCGACCTGCCCGGCTGGCAGGCCGGCGAGGAGATCGCCCTCGCCGATGTCTTCCCGTTTCAGCTCCACGGGCTCATCGGCCACCGCCAGACCATGACCCTGTGGCGCCGCGGGACGCAGACCATCCTCGCCATGAACGGCCGCCTCCACCTCTACCAGGGCTACTCGCCGGCCGAGGTGGTGGCGCCGGTGCGCCTGGCCGGCCTGCTCGGCGCCGGGCTCATGCTCGCCACCAACGCCAGCGGCGCCCTCGACCCGGCGATCCCGCCGGGCTCGCTGGTGGTGGTGTCGGACCACCTCAACTTGCAGGGCGCGAACCCCCTGGTCGGGGACTGGGGGAGGTCGTTCGGGCCGCCCTTCCCGGACATGAGCGAGGCCTACGATCCCGGGCTGCGGCGGCTCGCCGTGGAGGCCGCGGCGGAGGCCGGCTTCGCGGTCCGCGAGGGGGTCTACGCCGCGGTGCTCGGGCCGTCCTTCGAGACCCCGGCCGAGGTGCGGATGCTGGGCAGGATGGGCGGCGCGGTGGTCGGCATGTCGACGGTGCCCGAGGTGATCGCCGCGCGCCAGATGGGGATGAAGGTGCTGGTCCTGTCGCTGGCCACCAACCCGGGCGCCGGCCTCATCGACCGCCCGCTCTCCCACGAGGAGGTGCTCGAGGCCGGCGCGGCCGCAGCGCAACGACTCCGCGTGCTCCTCGGCCTGCTGGTGCAGCGGCTCTTCGACGCATGA
- a CDS encoding MBL fold metallo-hydrolase yields the protein MLLDAFPVGPIQANCVLLGDPSTGVLAVIDPGEEAPRILERIEASGLSPSLILHTHGHLDHAGGTAELARRLGPEVPIGLHRDELDLYRSLAMQGRMFGLEAVTPPEPTLWLAHGDRLAVGRLELEVRHTPGHSPGGVCFVVHGAPEPTVVVGDVLFAGSIGRTDLFGGSFEVLERSIRDQLYSLPDATRVVCGHGPDTTIGREKRSNPFVRG from the coding sequence GTGCTTCTTGATGCTTTTCCGGTTGGGCCGATCCAGGCCAACTGCGTGCTGCTCGGCGACCCCTCAACCGGCGTGCTGGCGGTCATCGATCCCGGCGAGGAGGCGCCGCGAATCCTCGAGCGGATCGAGGCGAGCGGGCTCTCACCGTCGCTCATCCTCCACACCCACGGCCACCTCGACCACGCCGGCGGCACCGCCGAGCTGGCGCGACGGCTCGGCCCCGAGGTGCCGATCGGGCTCCACCGTGACGAGCTCGACCTCTACCGCAGCCTGGCCATGCAGGGGCGGATGTTCGGGCTCGAGGCGGTGACGCCACCGGAGCCGACGCTCTGGCTTGCGCACGGCGACCGGCTCGCGGTCGGCCGGCTCGAGCTGGAGGTCCGGCACACGCCCGGCCACTCGCCGGGAGGCGTCTGCTTCGTGGTCCACGGCGCCCCCGAGCCGACAGTGGTCGTCGGCGACGTGCTGTTCGCGGGGTCGATCGGCCGCACCGACCTGTTCGGCGGCTCGTTCGAGGTCCTCGAGCGGTCGATCCGGGACCAGCTCTACTCGCTGCCGGACGCCACCCGGGTGGTGTGCGGCCACGGTCCGGACACCACGATCGGGCGCGAGAAGCGCTCCAACCCCTTCGTTCGCGGCTGA
- a CDS encoding ABC transporter permease, producing the protein MVLKALLWRPLRRRPWRFLVTVVGVATGVAAVVATVASSRAAVRAFAEGVEEVAGAARVEVTRPGGLPASLLGALRPLAGDAVVVPVVEEVALLVELGDGVRVLGVDLLADAQVRPVLEGDEAGERLIEALTGRGVLLSDALARRLGVAVGDTVTLSARARLEPVEVVAVFPAEDLAAVWERVVVMDVALAAELFGRGELVDRIELAPRPGVDAQVLRDRLSGLLADDVTVAPPSRRRESAEQMVASLRFNLTALSAISVLVGAVLVATTLATSVVQRRYTVALLRSLGASRRQIAGAVLLEAAAIGLAGGVIGVAGGLLGARAALVSVRYSVVTMLRSSLATDIEAEPWLAALGLALALAVSLAAAVLPLEEALRTPPLQGLSDAPPRRLSLRTILFDAAALVVLAGGALWLVSLPAWRGLPVAALVACLAVMAMLLVGAAPLLDGLARAGASPLRRLAGPSLRLAAAALSAGRRRAAWAAGAVSVAVALAVAIVTMVSSFRETVERWTEAGMRADVWVRPLAMERGVPTGELDPAIVDLAKGMFGADAVDPFYTVDIEYQGRPVALAGAAFDVVSRHGSVYFPGRDSRDVFAEAWAVGGAVVNEPFANRFRVREGDTVTLEPPGGPLTARVVGVFKDYSRSHGLVVVDRSRFLERFPGRGPLDMAVFLPDDADPLAARDRLLEAVRGRFLIEAFGNRELKREVLAAFERTFAITTALSVVAAVVAVIAVVTVLLTLVGERRRELATVRALGASRRQVGTMMLAEAALLGLASTAAGVAAGLVVGVILVEVVNLQSFGWSLSLVLPWSDVATLAAWVGLACVLAGLAPAAAALALQPAEVLREEG; encoded by the coding sequence GTGGTCCTGAAGGCCCTGCTGTGGCGGCCGCTGCGGCGGCGGCCGTGGCGGTTCCTGGTGACCGTGGTCGGGGTCGCGACCGGCGTCGCCGCGGTGGTGGCGACGGTCGCTTCGAGCCGGGCGGCGGTGCGCGCCTTCGCCGAGGGCGTCGAGGAGGTGGCGGGCGCGGCCCGGGTCGAGGTGACCCGGCCGGGCGGCCTGCCGGCGTCGCTGCTCGGCGCCCTGCGGCCGCTGGCCGGCGACGCGGTGGTGGTGCCGGTGGTGGAGGAGGTGGCGCTGCTGGTCGAGCTCGGGGACGGGGTCCGCGTGCTCGGGGTCGACCTGCTGGCAGACGCCCAGGTCCGGCCGGTGCTCGAGGGCGACGAGGCGGGCGAGCGGCTAATCGAGGCCCTCACCGGCCGCGGAGTGCTCCTCTCGGACGCCCTGGCGCGCCGGCTCGGCGTGGCGGTGGGAGACACGGTGACCCTGTCGGCCCGGGCCCGGCTCGAACCGGTCGAGGTGGTGGCGGTGTTCCCGGCGGAGGACCTGGCGGCGGTGTGGGAGCGGGTGGTGGTGATGGACGTTGCGCTGGCGGCCGAGCTGTTCGGGCGGGGTGAGCTGGTCGACCGCATCGAGCTCGCGCCGCGGCCCGGGGTCGACGCCCAGGTGCTCCGGGATCGGCTGTCCGGGCTGCTGGCGGACGACGTCACGGTGGCGCCGCCGTCGCGCCGGCGCGAGTCCGCCGAGCAGATGGTGGCCTCGTTGCGCTTCAATCTGACCGCGCTGTCGGCGATCTCGGTGCTGGTCGGCGCGGTGCTGGTGGCGACCACGCTCGCGACCTCGGTGGTCCAGCGACGCTACACGGTGGCGCTGCTGCGCTCGCTCGGCGCCTCGCGGCGCCAGATCGCGGGCGCGGTCTTGCTCGAGGCCGCCGCGATCGGCCTCGCCGGTGGGGTGATCGGTGTCGCCGGCGGCCTGCTCGGTGCCCGGGCTGCCCTGGTCAGCGTCCGCTACTCGGTGGTGACGATGCTGCGCTCGAGCCTCGCCACCGACATCGAGGCCGAGCCCTGGCTGGCCGCCCTCGGCCTCGCCCTGGCGCTCGCGGTGTCGCTCGCCGCCGCCGTGCTGCCGCTCGAGGAGGCGCTGCGCACGCCGCCGCTGCAGGGCCTCAGCGACGCGCCGCCGCGGCGGCTCTCCCTGCGGACGATCCTCTTCGACGCCGCCGCCCTGGTTGTTCTCGCCGGCGGCGCGCTGTGGCTGGTCAGCCTGCCCGCGTGGCGGGGCCTGCCGGTGGCCGCGCTGGTCGCCTGCCTGGCGGTGATGGCGATGCTGCTGGTCGGCGCGGCGCCTCTGCTCGACGGCCTGGCGCGGGCCGGAGCGAGCCCGCTGCGGCGGCTGGCCGGCCCCTCGCTGCGGCTGGCCGCGGCGGCGCTGTCGGCCGGCCGGCGGCGGGCGGCGTGGGCGGCCGGCGCGGTCTCGGTGGCGGTGGCGCTGGCGGTGGCGATCGTGACCATGGTGAGCTCGTTCCGGGAGACCGTCGAGCGCTGGACCGAGGCCGGGATGCGCGCCGACGTCTGGGTGCGGCCGCTGGCCATGGAGCGCGGCGTGCCGACCGGCGAGCTCGACCCCGCGATCGTCGACCTCGCGAAGGGGATGTTCGGGGCCGACGCGGTCGACCCCTTCTACACGGTCGACATCGAGTACCAGGGCCGCCCCGTGGCCCTGGCCGGGGCCGCCTTCGACGTGGTTTCGCGGCACGGCAGCGTGTACTTTCCGGGCCGCGACTCGCGCGACGTCTTCGCCGAGGCCTGGGCGGTCGGCGGCGCAGTGGTCAACGAGCCGTTCGCCAACCGGTTCCGGGTCCGCGAGGGGGACACCGTGACCCTGGAGCCGCCGGGAGGTCCGCTCACCGCGAGGGTGGTGGGTGTGTTCAAGGACTACTCGCGCTCGCACGGACTGGTGGTGGTCGACCGGTCGCGGTTTCTGGAGCGCTTCCCGGGCCGCGGTCCGCTGGACATGGCGGTCTTCCTGCCCGACGACGCCGACCCGCTGGCGGCCCGCGACCGGCTGCTCGAGGCGGTGCGCGGCCGCTTCCTGATCGAGGCCTTTGGGAACCGCGAGCTCAAGCGCGAGGTGCTGGCGGCCTTCGAGCGCACCTTCGCCATCACCACCGCGCTGTCGGTGGTGGCGGCGGTGGTGGCGGTGATCGCGGTGGTGACGGTGCTGCTGACCCTGGTCGGCGAGCGGCGGCGCGAGCTGGCCACGGTGCGGGCGCTCGGCGCGTCGCGCCGCCAGGTCGGCACGATGATGCTGGCGGAGGCCGCCCTGCTCGGGCTCGCCTCGACCGCTGCCGGGGTCGCGGCCGGGCTGGTGGTCGGGGTGATCCTGGTCGAGGTCGTCAACCTGCAGAGCTTCGGCTGGTCGCTCAGCCTGGTGCTGCCGTGGTCCGACGTCGCGACCCTGGCGGCATGGGTCGGGCTGGCCTGCGTCCTGGCCGGTCTGGCGCCGGCCGCGGCGGCGCTGGCGCTGCAGCCCGCGGAGGTACTCCGTGAGGAAGGCTGA
- a CDS encoding helix-turn-helix domain-containing protein: MSPRKDTSPLELLDDLVEDSSKVRRAVRRERLRLELARAMKKARETAGLTQQDVARTLGVTQAWVSKLENANHDHKLESVLSYFDAIGADMSIAVEVGASSYPIWGSAPTVSSFEVAKVGDSGCSWDRKRRG, encoded by the coding sequence ATGAGCCCCAGGAAGGACACGTCGCCGCTCGAGCTCCTCGACGATCTGGTCGAGGACAGCTCGAAGGTTCGTCGCGCCGTCCGTCGCGAGCGCCTGCGGCTCGAGCTCGCTCGGGCGATGAAGAAGGCCAGGGAAACAGCCGGCCTGACCCAGCAGGATGTGGCCAGGACCCTTGGCGTCACCCAGGCCTGGGTGTCGAAGCTCGAGAACGCCAACCACGACCACAAGCTGGAGTCGGTGCTGAGCTACTTCGATGCGATCGGCGCCGACATGAGCATTGCCGTCGAGGTTGGTGCGTCGAGCTATCCGATTTGGGGAAGCGCGCCGACCGTGTCCTCGTTCGAGGTCGCCAAGGTCGGCGACTCGGGGTGCTCGTGGGACCGCAAGCGCAGAGGTTGA
- the smc gene encoding chromosome segregation protein SMC, whose amino-acid sequence MARVRLHSLSLAGFKSFPDKVDLTFPGDISAIIGPNGCGKSNLVDAILWVLGEQSPTLLRLKQMGEVVFSGATRRAPAGAAEVVLNLQSDDGHWQEADGRLEIRRRVYRSGPSEYRLNGKTARLKDVMDELLSVGLGIRDYSIIEQGRVGQVLSARPTDRRVLIEEAAGITRYKKRKHESALKLEHTRQNLLRLDDVIAEVDRSLRQLKRQAGQAKRHQRLRDELRAAQQTLLTVEAHDADRARRELARRRAQIQNEVAAAAAALASTEADLGQARSRLEGTRTEVEAARTEVAELQASRERLEAFLERSGDLIDQLRESLERARRDRLTISSTRSDLEGRIAEATTRRTTLEEALQAVRSAVGEATTAENEGRVRLGEAESHANERRQELLRTISSLTTSRNRLGELEREQDRVAFVLSQLEHERVALVRRLDETEGRYRAAANDSRNAASAARELDDRRRELVERRSALQGEANAARDEAESLGRELWKHRQSLAGIERELAHHAAVLEQLVAVLSEDSLAGQVGDYLDPAPGLAPLLDRVWSDWLELPVIAAAGIADEQVRTLAELEGRLRLAVAGGPAAPLDAPAPDGTEPLLAQAGVKPEHLPWLSRVLPPAFRCPDRETARRLAEQHPHAIFVGPDDVVWRGRTVEPPTSGSRHHGALALRDVRHRLAADIGLTSEREGSASSRHRDTARALADVEGAVSDLDGRLLRAEQERARAAAVEQALGEELARLRRELEGTDAETGRSRKLAEELVGRKATFEGEVAALENRTAELEQAVDGAASALASRRDEAADALRRLDRWQAEARLAEERAAAAIAEQERLAGEGRRLDERVAKLQGDVDQLGSELAGTEEEVVRSRARLAEEQGLLSSARDRERRLGELLAEIATSVEALDHEVRQRRDEHDRARESLHEAEVEQTRLEAQWERLRDTAAAELETTPEELLKGEPDAEAVPEALRATIAGLREKIEALGPVNLLALKEVDELDQRSTFLGAQRKDLVEALHKLETTIREIDAFCSQRFVETLEQVNGLFHETFNRLFGGGSATLQLVDEDDPLESGIDITAQPPGKKTQSVQLLSGGEKALTALSLLISLFRIKPSPFCILDEVDAPLDDANVERLADLISSMSDHTQFVLITHNRRTMARADVLYGITMEEPGVSKAVSVRLEDHGPVPAKPTAKGRGASSPAAPLRIELDDPAQ is encoded by the coding sequence ATGGCGCGCGTCCGCCTGCACTCGCTCTCGCTGGCCGGGTTCAAGTCGTTCCCGGACAAGGTGGATCTCACCTTCCCGGGCGACATCTCAGCGATCATCGGCCCCAACGGCTGCGGCAAGTCGAACCTGGTCGACGCCATCCTCTGGGTTCTCGGAGAGCAGAGCCCGACCCTGCTCCGGCTCAAGCAGATGGGCGAGGTCGTGTTCTCGGGCGCCACCCGCCGTGCGCCTGCCGGGGCCGCCGAGGTGGTGCTCAACCTGCAGTCCGACGACGGCCACTGGCAGGAGGCCGACGGCCGCCTCGAGATCCGGCGGCGGGTCTACCGGTCGGGGCCATCCGAGTACCGGCTGAACGGCAAGACGGCCCGCCTCAAGGACGTGATGGACGAGCTGCTGTCGGTCGGGCTCGGGATCCGCGACTACTCGATCATCGAGCAGGGCCGGGTCGGGCAGGTGCTGTCGGCGCGGCCCACCGATCGCCGGGTGCTGATCGAGGAGGCGGCGGGCATCACCCGCTACAAGAAGCGCAAGCACGAGTCCGCGCTCAAGCTCGAGCACACCCGCCAGAACCTGCTCCGCCTCGACGACGTCATCGCGGAGGTCGACCGCTCGCTGCGCCAGCTCAAGCGCCAGGCCGGCCAGGCGAAGCGCCACCAGCGGCTGCGCGACGAGCTGCGGGCGGCGCAGCAGACCCTGCTCACCGTCGAGGCCCACGACGCCGACCGTGCCCGCCGCGAGCTGGCGCGTCGTCGTGCCCAGATTCAGAACGAGGTCGCCGCGGCCGCCGCCGCGCTGGCCAGCACCGAGGCCGACCTCGGCCAGGCCAGGTCGCGCCTCGAAGGCACCCGCACCGAGGTCGAGGCGGCGCGCACCGAGGTCGCCGAGCTGCAGGCCTCGCGCGAGCGGCTTGAGGCCTTCCTCGAGCGCTCCGGCGACCTCATCGACCAGCTCCGCGAGTCGCTCGAGCGGGCGCGCCGCGACCGGCTGACGATCAGCTCGACCCGCAGCGACCTCGAGGGGAGGATCGCGGAGGCGACCACCCGGAGGACCACCCTGGAGGAGGCCCTGCAGGCGGTCCGCAGCGCGGTAGGCGAGGCCACCACGGCCGAGAACGAGGGCCGCGTCCGCCTCGGCGAGGCCGAGTCCCATGCCAACGAGCGCCGCCAGGAGCTGCTGCGCACGATCTCGTCGCTGACCACCAGCCGCAACCGCCTCGGCGAGCTCGAGCGGGAGCAGGACCGCGTCGCCTTCGTCCTCAGCCAGCTCGAGCACGAGCGGGTCGCGCTGGTCCGCCGCCTCGACGAGACCGAAGGCCGCTACCGGGCCGCGGCCAACGACAGCCGGAACGCGGCGAGCGCCGCCCGGGAGCTCGACGACCGCCGGCGCGAGCTGGTCGAGCGCCGCAGCGCGCTCCAGGGCGAGGCCAACGCCGCCCGGGACGAGGCCGAGAGCCTGGGCCGGGAGCTGTGGAAGCACCGCCAGAGCCTGGCCGGCATCGAACGCGAGCTCGCCCACCACGCGGCGGTGCTCGAGCAGCTCGTCGCAGTCCTGTCCGAGGACAGCCTGGCGGGACAGGTGGGTGACTACCTCGACCCGGCGCCGGGGCTGGCGCCGTTGCTCGACCGGGTCTGGTCAGACTGGCTCGAGCTGCCGGTGATCGCGGCCGCCGGCATTGCCGACGAGCAGGTCCGGACGCTGGCCGAGCTCGAGGGCCGGCTGCGGCTCGCGGTCGCCGGCGGCCCCGCCGCACCGCTGGACGCGCCGGCGCCGGACGGCACGGAGCCGCTGCTCGCGCAGGCCGGCGTCAAGCCCGAGCATCTGCCGTGGCTCAGCAGGGTGCTGCCTCCGGCCTTCCGCTGCCCGGACCGGGAGACCGCCCGGCGGCTCGCCGAGCAGCACCCGCACGCGATCTTCGTCGGGCCGGACGACGTGGTCTGGCGGGGCCGCACGGTCGAGCCGCCGACGTCCGGCTCGCGCCACCACGGCGCGCTCGCCCTGCGCGACGTCCGTCACCGGCTGGCCGCCGACATCGGCCTGACCAGCGAGCGCGAGGGCTCCGCGTCCAGTCGCCACCGCGACACGGCTCGCGCCCTCGCCGACGTCGAGGGCGCCGTGTCGGACCTCGACGGCCGGCTGCTGCGGGCCGAGCAGGAGCGCGCCCGCGCGGCGGCGGTCGAGCAGGCGCTCGGCGAGGAGCTGGCGCGGCTGCGCCGCGAGCTCGAGGGCACCGACGCCGAGACCGGGCGCAGCCGGAAGCTCGCGGAAGAGCTGGTGGGACGGAAGGCCACGTTCGAGGGGGAGGTCGCCGCCCTCGAGAACCGCACCGCCGAGCTCGAGCAGGCCGTCGACGGCGCCGCCAGCGCCCTCGCGAGCCGGCGTGATGAGGCGGCGGACGCGCTGCGCCGGCTCGACCGCTGGCAGGCCGAGGCGCGCCTCGCCGAGGAGCGTGCGGCGGCCGCGATCGCGGAGCAGGAGCGGCTCGCCGGTGAGGGCCGGCGCCTCGACGAGCGCGTCGCCAAGCTGCAGGGCGATGTCGACCAGCTGGGCTCCGAGCTCGCCGGCACCGAGGAGGAGGTGGTGCGGTCGCGAGCCCGGCTCGCCGAGGAGCAGGGGCTGCTGAGCTCGGCGCGCGACCGGGAGCGGCGGCTCGGCGAGCTCCTCGCCGAGATCGCGACCTCGGTCGAGGCCCTCGACCACGAGGTCCGCCAGCGCCGCGACGAGCACGACCGCGCCCGCGAGTCGCTCCACGAGGCCGAGGTCGAGCAGACGCGTCTCGAGGCGCAGTGGGAGCGGCTGCGCGATACGGCGGCGGCCGAGCTGGAAACCACCCCGGAGGAGCTGCTCAAGGGGGAGCCCGACGCCGAGGCGGTCCCCGAAGCGCTGCGCGCGACGATTGCCGGCCTGCGCGAGAAGATCGAGGCGCTGGGACCGGTCAACCTGCTGGCGCTCAAGGAGGTGGACGAGCTCGACCAACGGTCGACCTTCCTCGGCGCCCAGCGCAAGGACCTGGTGGAGGCGCTGCACAAGCTCGAGACCACCATCCGCGAGATCGACGCCTTCTGCAGCCAGCGCTTCGTCGAGACCCTGGAGCAGGTCAACGGCCTCTTCCACGAGACCTTCAACCGCCTGTTCGGCGGCGGCAGCGCCACCCTCCAGTTGGTCGACGAGGACGACCCGCTGGAGTCGGGCATCGACATCACCGCCCAGCCCCCGGGCAAGAAGACCCAGTCGGTGCAGCTGCTGTCCGGCGGCGAGAAGGCGCTGACCGCGCTCTCCCTCCTGATCTCCCTGTTCCGGATCAAGCCGTCGCCGTTCTGCATCCTCGACGAGGTCGACGCCCCGCTCGACGACGCCAACGTCGAGCGGCTGGCCGATTTGATCAGCTCGATGAGCGACCACACCCAGTTCGTGCTGATCACCCACAACCGGCGCACCATGGCGCGGGCCGACGTGCTCTACGGCATCACCATGGAGGAGCCGGGGGTGTCCAAGGCGGTGTCGGTCCGGCTCGAGGACCACGGCCCTGTCCCCGCCAAACCGACGGCCAAGGGGCGAGGGGCCAGCTCCCCCGCCGCTCCTCTCCGCATCGAGCTCGACGACCCCGCGCAGTGA